A genomic segment from Fusobacterium sp. encodes:
- the rsmA gene encoding 16S rRNA (adenine(1518)-N(6)/adenine(1519)-N(6))-dimethyltransferase RsmA → MSFKHKKKFGQNFLTDQKEVLKKIMEVSSVNENDTVLEIGPGEGALTALLLDRAQKVVTVEIDRDLEKILRKKFNENPKYTLVMNDVLETDLKKYITTGTKVVANIPYYITSPIINKLIENRDVIDEIYIMVQKEVAERICARKGKERSVLTLAVEYFGKAEYLFTIPKEAFIPIPKVDSAFMSIKLYKDDKYKKLVAEDKFFKYVKAAFANKRKNLLNNFTALEISKDELRKILDEVGIKETERAENLTIENFIDLIAVFEKNKVRLK, encoded by the coding sequence ATGTCCTTTAAACATAAAAAAAAATTTGGTCAGAATTTTCTTACTGACCAAAAAGAAGTTTTAAAAAAAATAATGGAGGTATCATCTGTAAATGAAAATGATACTGTTCTGGAAATAGGACCTGGAGAAGGGGCATTGACAGCACTTCTTTTGGATAGAGCTCAAAAAGTAGTTACTGTTGAGATAGACAGAGATTTAGAAAAAATATTGAGAAAAAAATTTAATGAAAATCCTAAATATACTCTTGTAATGAATGATGTTTTAGAAACTGATTTAAAAAAATATATAACAACAGGAACAAAAGTTGTTGCTAACATTCCATATTATATAACTTCACCAATTATAAATAAGCTAATTGAAAATAGAGATGTAATAGATGAAATATATATAATGGTACAAAAAGAAGTTGCTGAAAGAATATGTGCTAGAAAAGGTAAGGAAAGAAGTGTTCTCACTCTAGCAGTAGAATATTTTGGTAAAGCTGAGTATCTGTTTACCATACCTAAAGAAGCTTTCATACCTATTCCTAAGGTAGATTCAGCTTTTATGTCTATAAAACTTTATAAAGATGATAAGTACAAAAAACTTGTAGCTGAAGATAAATTTTTTAAATATGTAAAAGCTGCTTTTGCTAATAAGAGAAAAAATCTGTTAAATAATTTTACAGCTTTAGAAATATCTAAAGATGAACTAAGAAAAATTTTAGATGAAGTTGGTATAAAAGAAACAGAGAGGGCTGAAAATCTTACTATAGAAAATTTTATAGACTTGA
- the hpt gene encoding hypoxanthine phosphoribosyltransferase, with amino-acid sequence MDYTIETLIPRKAVEKRIKELAAEIEKDYKGREVIVLGLLKGSVIFMSDLIKEIDVPLVIDFMSVSSYGNGTDSTGIVKILKDTDFDLKDKEVLIIEDIIDTGLTLKYVREFIESKGTKNVAICTLLDKPSRRKVDIKGNYVGFEIPDEFVVGYGLDYAQYHRNLPYVGMVVKK; translated from the coding sequence TTGGATTATACAATAGAAACGTTGATACCAAGAAAAGCAGTAGAAAAAAGAATAAAGGAACTTGCTGCTGAAATAGAAAAAGATTATAAGGGTAGAGAGGTAATAGTTTTAGGATTATTAAAAGGCTCTGTCATTTTTATGAGTGATCTTATAAAAGAGATAGATGTACCTTTAGTAATTGATTTTATGAGTGTATCAAGCTATGGAAATGGAACTGACAGTACTGGGATAGTAAAAATATTAAAAGATACTGATTTTGATTTAAAAGACAAAGAAGTACTTATCATTGAAGATATAATTGATACAGGACTTACTTTAAAATATGTGAGAGAATTTATAGAATCTAAAGGAACAAAAAATGTAGCAATATGCACACTTTTGGATAAACCAAGCAGAAGAAAAGTTGATATTAAAGGAAATTATGTTGGTTTTGAAATTCCTGATGAATTTGTAGTGGGGTATGGGTTAGACTATGCTCAGTATCATAGAAATCTGCCATATGTAGGAATGGTAGTAAAAAAATAG
- a CDS encoding PASTA domain-containing protein, which yields MNKKSICFSFLTLMAIILIAFFSFKIFEKIYFNETFYSVPDLKTLTVAEAEKMLESNELNIRNMGEEFSELPVGEIFLQEPEAGNVVKKNRNIKVWISKGEALVEVPELKGMNFLEAKAIAEQKGLIVDRVATTKANIAYNEVISTDPATGTLLRRGQKISFLINGSEQLMDVRVPDIIGIEINKAKEILTENSLLIGKITYVSFPEIEKDLVIETSVLAGRRVSAGTVIDIKVNKEN from the coding sequence ATGAATAAAAAGTCAATATGTTTCTCTTTTCTTACTTTAATGGCTATCATTTTAATCGCTTTCTTTTCATTTAAGATATTTGAAAAAATATATTTTAATGAAACTTTCTATTCTGTTCCAGACTTAAAAACTCTGACTGTAGCTGAAGCTGAAAAAATGTTGGAAAGTAATGAACTGAATATCAGAAATATGGGTGAAGAGTTCTCTGAACTTCCTGTTGGAGAGATATTTCTTCAAGAACCTGAAGCTGGAAATGTTGTAAAGAAGAATAGAAACATCAAAGTATGGATAAGCAAAGGGGAAGCCCTTGTAGAGGTTCCTGAATTAAAAGGAATGAACTTTTTGGAGGCCAAGGCTATTGCTGAACAAAAAGGGCTCATTGTAGACAGAGTTGCTACTACAAAAGCTAACATTGCATATAATGAAGTAATATCAACTGATCCTGCAACTGGTACACTTCTCAGAAGAGGACAGAAAATATCTTTTCTTATCAATGGTTCTGAACAGCTTATGGATGTAAGAGTTCCTGATATTATTGGTATTGAAATAAATAAAGCCAAAGAAATTCTTACAGAAAATTCCCTTCTTATTGGTAAAATAACTTATGTATCGTTTCCAGAAATAGAAAAAGATTTAGTTATTGAAACAAGTGTTTTAGCTGGAAGAAGAGTCTCTGCTGGTACAGTAATTGATATAAAAGTAAATAAAGAAAACTAG